CTAGAGCGTTTATAGGTTACACAAAGAAAGAGGAGGAGTAAATACAATAGTCTCATTCttgtacttttatgggttaaaaataaaacatgaatacaaaaattgaaaaatctgaagaaaaaaaattagataatgTAGAATGAAGAAATGTGAGGATGCCTCCTCATTGCTCTTAAGCCTAGCTTTATAGATATATAGATTAATATAGAAATAAAACTATTAATGGTTTAAATTAGTTACATATATGagttaaatttataatttataacaGTTGTTTTATTAATAATCAATGATTAATATAGAAATCATATTAAATAGATagatgaaacaaaaaaaaattaaaaaaaaaaggaaaaaaatagataaatccTATCAAAAGATTCTAGGAAGCCACATAAGCTCTTCAAAGCTCAcctttataaatattataaagatatagatagatagatataGATTTCAATTTACAtagtaattattaaaaataaataaataaatgaaaacttCCTGCCTCAAACCAGCCTTTGCTCTTGCCCTCCTACAAGTAAGCATCATGACCGACCCACATTAAAATCTCTCATGTGATTTACAAGTTTCTCTTTTCTCATCAGAAGATCACATATACGTGTTAGTTTACCTGTCGATTTACAATATTAGATATATAGATACACAagtgtttatatatatttatattatgaaCACTCATTGACAGGAATGCAAATAGCAAATTAAATGGTAGTATACATTTTATAATGATACATTGCAGCTACTTTTAAAATCCGTGGTAATACATAAGTTTTCCCAACTATAAAAGGAGAGGGAAAACAAAGCTCAAAGTAGCTTGGAATTTTATTATCATATACacaagacaatatatatatatatatatatatataattcctTATCAAACGTTGATCAAATAATTTTCTGAAGCTCTTTTCATAACACCACCTGTTAGGAAAATACATAATTTGTCAGCATATTCTACACTATTGTTATATCCTAGTAGAAAATTCAAGACAATATTCAACATACAAGTTTATCTCACCTAACTTCTTGTTCTGTACTTACAATGTCTGTACCATTGGTATATGCTGAATTTTTGGATAATCTAGACCCCCATTTGGCTGCATCCGAACCACAAATTCCCTGGCCATGTCCTGGATTTTAAATTCTTTGAGGTTCCTTAAGTGTTGGATTCCAGCCGGAATCTCCTCCATCAGTGTGCAAGAACCAATGCTGAGTGTTTTAAGAAGAGGCAATGTTCCTCTATCCATCTTCACCAGCTTTAGTTCTTCCAACTTCACCAAACTTAGATCCTTGAGCTTTTGAAAACCACCCTCTTCAAAGTGTAGTTGGTCTCCTTCATATGATTGGCGCAGTCGAAGACTCATGAGATTAGGCAAGTGTTTCAAGTACTTCAGTGGATCCTCTGTCAATCTTGAGACGGATAAAACCAATGCCTGTAAATTCCAGAGCTCTGAAATCCAACGAGGGAGCTCTTTTAGTTGGCCTATTAAGTTGAGCCTCTGCAGCTGAAGAGGGGGATATTCCGAAAGTGGCTCCACATCCAAGATGTAATCTTCATTAGTTGTTGCTAAGTACAAATGCTCAAGGTGGTTGAAGTTCTTAGCATTAGCAGCACATATAGCCCTTGAAGTTTCAGTAGTCAATTTCAAAAGACCGAGCGCCTTCAACTTCATCAACTTCTCTAGATCGTTAATGAAGGAAACCACACCTGAAGGATGCACCTCCACATATTCTAGTGTCTCTAAGTTCTCCAAATATCCAAAACCTTCTTGAATTTTCACCCCAAGGTTTGTTCCATGAACACTAATGTTTCTGTTAGTCCTGTCCTTAAAAAAGCTACTAATGTGTCGAAGATTTCGGAGTTTATTTATTTCCACTGGTAGCTCCTGCACTGAGGTTAGTTTGAGATTCAAATTTTGAAGGTTGTGAAGTTTGCCAATGGTTTTTGGAAGAATCTGCACTAAGGTAAACATAAGATTCAAACTCTGTAGATTATACAGCTTACCAATGCACTTGGGAATCACTTTTATCTTTGTATGTTTCAAATTCAAGTACCTCAAGTGAAACAAATATCCAATTTCCTCTGGAAGATAATCAAGATGAGCGCCTTCGAAATCTAACACCTTCAAAAGCTTACAAGTTTGAAGCAAAGTAACCAGGGAAGACATGTTGCTGATCAAATCATCATTAAAGTTAAAAAGAAACACAGAACGAACACTGGAGTACTCTTTGATTGTTTCTGAAAAATTTCTCATGCTGCCACGGATTGATAAGCATCGACTCTTTCCTCCAAATATCAAGTTCTTTCCATCAAGAACTCTACAAAAGCATAAATCATTTGCTCTTGAATAAATGAATTCACGCATCAGGTCATGAGTTCGGCAGTACGGTAATGCTCCATAATAAATTTCAAACACAACCAAGTTTCTTCCAATGAGCTCATTCAAGTATTCTTTAGCCACATCCTTCAATGTCTTGTTACCAGAAGCTTTAACTAAACCCTCAGAAATCCATAACTCATACATTCTGTCACAGCTAATATTGTAATCTTCAGGAAATATACCAAAATACAATAAGCAGGATTTAAGATGGTAAGGCAAATTATGATAGCTAAGAGAGAGAATTTTCGTAATTCTTGTAAGCTCGGGATTTGTTTTAAACTCAGAATCAAGATTATCAAGAACTCTTTGCCATTCGAAttgaacttttctttttcttgacaGCAAACCAGCCACAGTCCCAATAGTAAGTGGTAAGCCTTGACATTTGCTAACAATTTTATGAGACAAGTTCTCTAACTCTTGAGGGCAAGGACTCCCAAACTCGTATCGAAATGCCCTTTTGCAGAATAACTTCCAAGCCATATCTTGAGACCAAATTTCCAGCTCTTGGATAGTATCAAACGGGGATTCCTTACAAGTCGCAGCTATTGTAGAATTACGTGTTGTGATAATGATTCTACTGCCTTTGTTATTACTAGGCAAAGCATGTTTCATAACTTCCCAAAAGTTAGCATTccaaacatcatcaaagacaACTAAATACCTTTTGGCCTGCAAATATTGTCTGAGGGGAGTAATTAGCCCTTGGATTGTGCTGTGTTCTCTTGCAGAAGTACTTGTACATTCAGCTATTTCACACAATTGCTGAATCATGATCTTCAGTAGCTTCTTCACATCATATGATTGAGATACATCAATCCAAGCATGACAATCAAAATTGTGTTTCACCTCATCAGAAACCTTCTTAACAAGAGTAGTTTTTCCAATTCCACCTTGGCCTACAATTGAAGTAACTGTACGAGTTGACGCTCCTTCGACCAAACTCCTCCTCAATTCCTCTTGAATGGAAGGAACATTCACATACTCATCATTTTCCACAATAAACAGGGAACCTAGTCGCGGGTCATGCTCTTCCATGTACATGTTCTCTCGACTCGAACTTTGTAATCCCAGGGACTGACTTAAGCCATATGCTAGGCCTTCATCCTTGATTCTTCGTAGAGATTCATTAATAATGCGAATCTGAGAAGCTATCGGATAACGTGACTTCACGGCTTTGATTTGGTGGCTTACTTTGCTGAGAAAGCCAACAAATCCACGCTTGTCAGCAGTGCTTTGAGCCACATGACGTCTGTATTCGTCAATGACATCTTCCGTATGATCAGCCTCTTCTCTTAGTTGTTTCACCCATGAAGTCACAGCATCACTCAACTCTCCTCTGTCTGATTTTGCATCTGCATCTTTCAGGAGACACTGGATGACCTCTAGCTCTCTCTTCAGACATTCAACTTTCCTTCGAACTCCCTTATACGATTGTACTTCATTGGTTAGCAGGTGCACCAAACTCTCAATGACAGGAGTCAAAAAATTCTCGGCCATTTTGGCCTCAGCTTCTCAGATCACCTCATTGCATGAGCTAGCAAAGAAAATTTAGTTGCATGTGAATGAGACATCTCAAGCTGTTTATAGTGTGACTATGCATTatcatcttctttctttttcatcACATGAAAAGGCAATTAATTGCTATTCAATCCTAAAATTTCATTCCCTCTAGGTATCTAGATACCTACCAAATGAATTTAAACACATAAGTTTGAGAATCTAATAACTTCAAAAAGTAGTCATTCTCTAATTCTGAACatttatatatttcaaaaattccaaaaagTAAAGTGTATTCCAAACAGTGAAGTTTGGACCAACAAATTTGAACACTACCTTTGCATACTCAATATTTTTAACTGGATAGGCTATACAGCCACATTTTCATCAAAACAAAAACATCACCAACCCAGAAATTTGTTTGAATGGAAAAGAGCTAGaaaaacttacttggagtatAGGCCTCTGCTGGCAACAGCAACAAAAAGTTCAACAAAAACCAAGTGATTATTTTGAGCTCATTCTTTAAAAGATTACATctgcaagaaaaaaaaaacaacaaattaaTCAATTACATTAACTAAAATCTTTGAATTTCTACCAAGCACAGTTCTTTTTACCTCTCACTCTTTACTTGCAAATTATTTTCATTTCCAGTACCCAAAAATTGATATGACCAATAAAGGAAAGAAAACACACAAATttcaattttagaaatctaataaatgctataagaaaaagataaactGAAAAGTAAAGCAGAGagtgagaagaagaaagagctaaGAGTCACCTGTACTGAGAAACTTCTAAGCAAGTTGGAGCAAAGTTAGACTTTTGGTCTTCTCATTTTTTAACACGTGTGGGTgtgtcttgttttttttttccttcctttttattTTCATTAACTGAAGGTTGGCAATGGAATTGGAATCTATAATTTAAGATATTGTGGTGTGAAACAGAagcaaataatataattaaaaagtggGAGTGTGACAGATTTTGTTTCTTTATGTGTCCATTATGTATGGCCATCTTTTTGTTTTTTTCATTTTAtcatcttattttattattattgggTAATAGCTTTTTCTTGCTCTGTCCATTATTGAGGGTGCCTAGTGGCTGGCTTCGTTGAGCTGACTCAGatcaatatcaaaataaataaataatagaaaggaaaaagaagaaaaaaatagctGAGATGGTATTGACCAGTGGTATTGAACTCCCAAACCATGGGTAGACACCAAGTTTAGATTTTTAATCGGCAGTGAGAATGGGCGAAGTGAGGATTCAAATTCAAGGGGCATCAGATGAGATAAGACATAACTGGGACTGATATTTGTCTTTAGTATGATACGATCAAtcctaaaataataaaagaattttGACACA
The Humulus lupulus chromosome 6, drHumLupu1.1, whole genome shotgun sequence DNA segment above includes these coding regions:
- the LOC133782887 gene encoding disease resistance protein RPM1-like isoform X3: MAENFLTPVIESLVHLLTNEVQSYKGVRRKVECLKRELEVIQCLLKDADAKSDRGELSDAVTSWVKQLREEADHTEDVIDEYRRHVAQSTADKRGFVGFLSKVSHQIKAVKSRYPIASQIRIINESLRRIKDEGLAYGLSQSLGLQSSSRENMYMEEHDPRLGSLFIVENDEYVNVPSIQEELRRSLVEGASTRTVTSIVGQGGIGKTTLVKKVSDEVKHNFDCHAWIDVSQSYDVKKLLKIMIQQLCEIAECTSTSAREHSTIQGLITPLRQYLQAKRYLVVFDDVWNANFWEVMKHALPSNNKGSRIIITTRNSTIAATCKESPFDTIQELEIWSQDMAWKLFCKRAFRYEFGSPCPQELENLSHKIVSKCQGLPLTIGTVAGLLSRKRKVQFEWQRVLDNLDSEFKTNPELTRITKILSLSYHNLPYHLKSCLLYFGIFPEDYNISCDRMYELWISEGLVKASGNKTLKDVAKEYLNELIGRNLVVFEIYYGALPYCRTHDLMREFIYSRANDLCFCRVLDGKNLIFGGKSRCLSIRGSMRNFSETIKEYSSVRSVFLFNFNDDLISNMSSLVTLLQTCKLLKVLDFEGAHLDYLPEEIGYLFHLRYLNLKHTKIKVIPKCIGKLYNLQSLNLMFTLVQILPKTIGKLHNLQNLNLKLTSVQELPVEINKLRNLRHISSFFKDRTNRNISVHGTNLGVKIQEGFGYLENLETLEYVEVHPSGVVSFINDLEKLMKLKALGLLKLTTETSRAICAANAKNFNHLEHLYLATTNEDYILDVEPLSEYPPLQLQRLNLIGQLKELPRWISELWNLQALVLSVSRLTEDPLKYLKHLPNLMSLRLRQSYEGDQLHFEEGGFQKLKDLSLVKLEELKLVKMDRGTLPLLKTLSIGSCTLMEEIPAGIQHLRNLKEFKIQDMAREFVVRMQPNGGLDYPKIQHIPMVQTL
- the LOC133782887 gene encoding disease resistance protein RPM1-like isoform X1, whose protein sequence is MAENFLTPVIESLVHLLTNEVQSYKGVRRKVECLKRELEVIQCLLKDADAKSDRGELSDAVTSWVKQLREEADHTEDVIDEYRRHVAQSTADKRGFVGFLSKVSHQIKAVKSRYPIASQIRIINESLRRIKDEGLAYGLSQSLGLQSSSRENMYMEEHDPRLGSLFIVENDEYVNVPSIQEELRRSLVEGASTRTVTSIVGQGGIGKTTLVKKVSDEVKHNFDCHAWIDVSQSYDVKKLLKIMIQQLCEIAECTSTSAREHSTIQGLITPLRQYLQAKRYLVVFDDVWNANFWEVMKHALPSNNKGSRIIITTRNSTIAATCKESPFDTIQELEIWSQDMAWKLFCKRAFRYEFGSPCPQELENLSHKIVSKCQGLPLTIGTVAGLLSRKRKVQFEWQRVLDNLDSEFKTNPELTRITKILSLSYHNLPYHLKSCLLYFGIFPEDYNISCDRMYELWISEGLVKASGNKTLKDVAKEYLNELIGRNLVVFEIYYGALPYCRTHDLMREFIYSRANDLCFCRVLDGKNLIFGGKSRCLSIRGSMRNFSETIKEYSSVRSVFLFNFNDDLISNMSSLVTLLQTCKLLKVLDFEGAHLDYLPEEIGYLFHLRYLNLKHTKIKVIPKCIGKLYNLQSLNLMFTLVQILPKTIGKLHNLQNLNLKLTSVQELPVEINKLRNLRHISSFFKDRTNRNISVHGTNLGVKIQEGFGYLENLETLEYVEVHPSGVVSFINDLEKLMKLKALGLLKLTTETSRAICAANAKNFNHLEHLYLATTNEDYILDVEPLSEYPPLQLQRLNLIGQLKELPRWISELWNLQALVLSVSRLTEDPLKYLKHLPNLMSLRLRQSYEGDQLHFEEGGFQKLKDLSLVKLEELKLVKMDRGTLPLLKTLSIGSCTLMEEIPAGIQHLRNLKEFKIQDMAREFVVRMQPNGGLDYPKIQHIPMVQTLWCYEKSFRKLFDQRLIRNYIYIYIYILSCVYDNKIPSYFELCFPSPFIVGKTYVLPRILKVAAMYHYKMYTTI
- the LOC133782887 gene encoding disease resistance protein RPM1-like isoform X2, which translates into the protein MAENFLTPVIESLVHLLTNEVQSYKGVRRKVECLKRELEVIQCLLKDADAKSDRGELSDAVTSWVKQLREEADHTEDVIDEYRRHVAQSTADKRGFVGFLSKVSHQIKAVKSRYPIASQIRIINESLRRIKDEGLAYGLSQSLGLQSSSRENMYMEEHDPRLGSLFIVENDEYVNVPSIQEELRRSLVEGASTRTVTSIVGQGGIGKTTLVKKVSDEVKHNFDCHAWIDVSQSYDVKKLLKIMIQQLCEIAECTSTSAREHSTIQGLITPLRQYLQAKRYLVVFDDVWNANFWEVMKHALPSNNKGSRIIITTRNSTIAATCKESPFDTIQELEIWSQDMAWKLFCKRAFRYEFGSPCPQELENLSHKIVSKCQGLPLTIGTVAGLLSRKRKVQFEWQRVLDNLDSEFKTNPELTRITKILSLSYHNLPYHLKSCLLYFGIFPEDYNISCDRMYELWISEGLVKASGNKTLKDVAKEYLNELIGRNLVVFEIYYGALPYCRTHDLMREFIYSRANDLCFCRVLDGKNLIFGGKSRCLSIRGSMRNFSETIKEYSSVRSVFLFNFNDDLISNMSSLVTLLQTCKLLKVLDFEGAHLDYLPEEIGYLFHLRYLNLKHTKIKVIPKCIGKLYNLQSLNLMFTLVQILPKTIGKLHNLQNLNLKLTSVQELPVEINKLRNLRHISSFFKDRTNRNISVHGTNLGVKIQEGFGYLENLETLEYVEVHPSGVVSFINDLEKLMKLKALGLLKLTTETSRAICAANAKNFNHLEHLYLATTNEDYILDVEPLSEYPPLQLQRLNLIGQLKELPRWISELWNLQALVLSVSRLTEDPLKYLKHLPNLMSLRLRQSYEGDQLHFEEGGFQKLKDLSLVKLEELKLVKMDRGTLPLLKTLSIGSCTLMEEIPAGIQHLRNLKEFKIQDMAREFVVRMQPNGGLDYPKIQHIPMVQTL